One stretch of Armigeres subalbatus isolate Guangzhou_Male chromosome 2, GZ_Asu_2, whole genome shotgun sequence DNA includes these proteins:
- the LOC134217017 gene encoding uncharacterized protein LOC134217017, translating into MRSVTDKNPEPEKNSHFVESLINDGAVLPIDEDINCYKIHLPPWFDGPTFKRGQQYFRDNLAAIVTAGFCGLISVLAIPSILDVLIFTNRSSTPVTAYKRYVLTVLHSFNWYNEELRPGSKSWKSLEYVRRIHALSGKQAHAKDPKMLVSQKDVAITQFGFAGYVVLSYKKLGVQYSREGMEGFVHMWRTIGYMIGLEDRFNLCTEDLDTTYQRMQLINDHFMRPGLQNPSADFVHMTKAMIDGMWCYSTMLDYDAFMFITRRLSNVPGHHYWDNEPSEGVEAVYKAMPWFSRIMLNILTVIHEVLLDITAIRWYINWTFRFNSNIVNKYFPVLAMVKYGFRKAYVKIVY; encoded by the exons ATGAGATCTGTTACCGACAAAAATCCTGAACCAGAGAAAAACTCCCATTTTGTTGAATCCCTTATCAATGATGGCGCTGTATTGCCAATTGACGAAGACATTAATTGCTACAAGATTCATCTGCCACCCTGGTTCGATGGGCCGACGTTCAAACG TGGTCAGCAGTACTTCCGTGACAATCTGGCGGCGATTGTAACGGCCGGTTTTTGTGGATTAATATCAGTGCTTGCCATACCCTCTATACTGGATGTGCTTATCTTCACCAATCGATCGTCAACGCCAGTGACGGCTTATAAGCGCTACGTACTCACCGTGCTGCACTCGTTTAATTGGTATAACGAAGAGCTGCGACCGGGATCCAA gTCATGGAAATCTCTGGAATATGTTCGTCGTATCCATGCCCTCAGTGGAAAGCAAGCCCACGCAAAAGACCCAAAGATGCTTGTGTCCCAAAAGGACGTGGCCATAACGCAGTTTGGTTTCGCTGG CTATGTGGTGCTAAGCTACAAGAAATTAGGTGTCCAATACAGCCGTGAAGGCATGGAGGGCTTCGTTCATATGTGGCGTACCATTGGATACATGATTGGATTGGAGGACAG ATTCAATCTTTGTACTGAGGATTTGGATACTACTTATCAACGAATGCAGCTCATCAATGACCATTTTATGCGTCCGGGTTTGCAGAACCCCAGTGCTGATTTCGTGCACATGACTAAGGCCATGATTGACGGGATGTGGTGCTACAGTACAATGCTAGACTACGATGCATTTATGTTTATTACAAGACGATTGTCGAATGTTCCCGGTCACCATTATTGGGACAATGAACCAAGTGAAGGGGTAGAAGCCGTTTATAAGGCAATGCCATGGTTCAGCAGGATTATGTTGAACATTTTGACGGTAATTCATGAGGTGCTGCTGGATATCACGGCTATACGATGGTACATCAATTGGACGTTTCGTTTCAACTCTAACATTGTGAACAAATACTTCCCGGTATTGGCTATGGTAAAATATGGTTTTAGAAAAgcatatgtgaaaattgtgtatTGA